From the genome of Desulfobotulus pelophilus:
GACGGCTTCGGTAAAGGCCTGTCAGCTCATTGAGCCTGTATTGATCCGATGCGCTCAGGTCTTGGGTTTCTGCAAGGTAAGGTTTCGCCACATCCGGCCCTTTGAAAAGCCGTGTCCAGCGGATGAAAGCTTCGCGATCCGACCAGGCAAGGGCACGATCCTTAAGGACGAAGTCGGTGTTCTGTGGTCGTGTTTGTGGTCGAGTTCAATGAGAAACCGAAAGCAACACCCCAACCATACAGCCTCCCGACCCCCCTTTCTCCGTTACTGGAGACGGAGTTTTTCCTGTATTATCGGAAGGTAGAGGAGAAGGCGAAAGAGCTACGGCCAGCCCCCATGAAAATCCAACGGCCCCATTCATGGATCTGTCTGCGTCGTTAGGACCTCCATCTTCAATTTCCAAGAAAAGACAGGAGTTCCCTTCAACAAGTCCATCACTGTACAGGTCAGCAGCAGGAGCCGGACATAGCCCCGCTGCTGTCACAGGCGCTGACCGTATCCGGTTCCTGCTGTCTTCAACAAATGTTTGCCATCCGTTCTGCACATCATATATTCTTAAGATACTGCCCTTTTGAATTCGATTATCCCTGGATAAGGGGATGATCATAAAAGCACTTTGCCCTGCACTACTGAAATCTGTGATCTCAAAATCGAAGACCGGACCATGGTGTTGCATGCCCCGGTCTTCGGGATAAAGGGCTGGGCTTCCTGAAGGTCCTCCATAAAGGACAATATCCTCCATGGCTATCTGAATCCCCTGTTTTCCTGCGGCAGAGGCCACGGCTCCCGGCCGGATACGCAGCCCCGGAACCGTTTCCGCATGGAGATTTGCATCAGCGGCAAGGCGCACCCGGTGGGGATAGGCATGCTCCGGGTCGAGATAATCGGGTATCCTGTTTTCAGAAAAATCCAGAAGACCGCAGCCATCTCCAGGAGCACCGGGGTCAGGGCAGACATCCAGTATCCTGAAACGTATCCCTGCATGGGACGCAATACCAAGGGAGGCATTGGATACACGGAGGCTTACGTCATAAAGACCCGGCGGAAAAACGGTTGGGTCCAGAATCCATTCCGAGCCATCCCCAGAATCATGAAAAAGGCGTCCATCAGCCCCCAAAAAGGTCCATTCGTAGATAAATTCGTCTGACAGGCCATTGCGAACCACATGAGAACTGATTTTTCCTGGTCCCTGTCCCTGCACAAGGGCTGTAACGGGCATGGACACATCCGGCTGAAGCAGAGAAAGGCGGATGAGGGGCGGCTGGGGGTTGGGGGTAAAGGTAAGGGCATGCCTTAATGATATGCTTTTTTGCGCATGGACAGGATCTCCAAGCACAAAATCCACATCCAGAACAGAAGAGACCTCGCCGGGTGCCTCAAAAACAAGGGCTGCGATCTGCGTTGCGTCCTGTTCCTGCTGGGGTTCATCAAAAACAATTTCCCCCTTTCTCAGATTCTCAGGGAGTATCCACGCGGCTCCTTCCGTTTCAAAGGGAACCCGGACAGGATAGCTGGGAGCCCTGCCGTCCATGAAAATACGTACGGAAACAGCCCCACCGGCACCCGCCGTCTGGGCTTTGGAAACAAAGCCGACCCTTGGATACACAAAAATATCCAGCATGTCCTTTCTGGAAAGATCCTGAACCTCTATCCTGTACAACCCGGTTTTCAATATATCCAGCTCATACCTTCCGATAGAAGTTTGCCTGAATATGCCATCCTGTGACAAGACCGATCCATTAAGGCGAATCTGCAAAATTTCCGGAGCAACCCCTCCGGATATGGAGAAAGCAACTCTGTCACCAAGGTCTGCCCGGATGGTTTGCGCAGGATTCCCATCCTTATCCATTATTGAAAATGAAGAAAGAGCAAAGCTTGCACTGACGCTGATACTGGCTTTTACATTGAGGTCTCGGCGGGGATTTTCCTTTGAGCCATCACTCCAGCCCACAAAAATATAGCCGCTGTCGGCAAGGGCTGTTACAAAATTACCCTGCCCTCCCTCCCTGACGGTTTGCATATCAGGACCGAAAATCGTACCATTGGCTCCGGCTTGGTAACGCAATGTATAGGTCTGGACGGGTAAGGCTTTAAAGACTGCAACGACCGTGCAGTCTTGGCTGATGGGGCCCGTGGCATAGGTATTGCCGGAAAGGCTACCATTGCAGCCACCAACACTCTCAATCGCGTAACCGCTGTTCGCAGAAACAGCAAAGCTTGCGGTCTGCCCGTGCTCCACACTGCGGGTGTCGGGCTGAATTTTTCCGCCTGCACCGGATCGGGCATCCACGGTATGGACCTGCGGCCTGAAAGCAGCCTCCACAGTGCAGTCTGCCCTTACCGGCCCTGTGGTGTAGGTAGTTCCGAGAAGAACACCATTGCAGCCCCTTACCTGATCAATAATATACCCCGAAGGTGGAAACAGGGTAAAAGACGTGGTATTGCCCTGAATAACAGGACTGCTGGCAGGCCGTATGGCATCCGTGAAACCGGATACGGTACTTACGGTAAAGGTTTCAATGGGTCTTCCGATGGCAAGAATTCCATCCCTACCGGCCTTCGTGGGAGAACTGCCCGGAGTGTTACCTCGCCAGCGGTACGTGTGTACTCCCCCGACAGGGGTGGAAAAAACCATTTTCCCGATACCGACACCGCTTGGCCTGCCTTTGGAATTCGGCAGTGCCCGATAGTTAAAAATCGCAGCATAGTCCCCCTCTCTGTTACGCGTATCACTGCCATGGGGCGATGAGGTGGCATCGGCAATATACACCTCATAGCTGTCATCAGAGATTCTCCTGGGTGTTGAGTAAATAATCATGACATGACCCGTATTTCCGGTGACATCGCCATCCGTATCTTTATAGGCAATAAGATCACCCGGAAGGGCATCCCGGATATGCCCAACCGAACTCCAGTATCGGCTTTCTGCACCGTCACGGATAGCTATGATACGATCATAGTAATCCTTTGCCCGGGGCCTTACAGGGGCTCCCGTGCGACTGCTTTTGGGAAAATCATTGAAATAGGGCGAGGGACGTTCCGGATCAGGGGTGGAAGTATCCAGCCTCTCCAGAATTTTTCCAACCCAATATGAGCAGTCAACATGGAATTTTCCTTGATTATCGAACACATATTTGTCGTTTCTGTAGAATGTTTCCGTTACACGACCCAGCAGGGCATCGTGGGCCTTAATGAGTTTTTCTCCCATGGTCACAGGATTTTCACCAGTGCCGTCAAAAGCTTCTGCTTTGCGATTCAGAAAAATAGCCAAAAGACACAGGATGATGACCATGGAAATACAGTTTTTAACTATTTTCATTTTTTTTTCCTGGCTTTAAAAAAAGCGATATGGAAAGGGCCACCCTGGGGACCCATAAAACCATAAATTACGATTATGAATTTCAGATATAACCAGAGAAATCCCACACTCTCTGAAAGGGTTAAAACCACCACAAAACCAATAGGGTTCTAATTATAAAGGAAAATAATATGGGCCGATTAAAAGATACACTTCACCACACATCAGAAACTGCCCAACAGACAGCTCAAAAAGGCCCTATCCATTTCTTCGGTTTCTGATTCAGGTTGAAAAAGATCCTTATGAGCACCGCTTACCAACAAGGACCTATAGCAAATGACATACCAGCACCCTAAAAACAGCGAATGCGCTGCTTCTTAGTTTTTACCAACAAAGCAAAACTTTCTTCCATAATCATTGTTGACAAAAAATGCCAAATAATGGCACTTTTGAGCAAAACAAAGCACGATACAGGCACTGGCCATTCACCGATACACCATGTCAATGGTGATTCCATCACGCAGTATGTGTTGTTTTTCTTATTCTGTTTGTGGTCTTTGTGTAATGGCCTAATTTAAAAGTATAAAATTTTAAAATTTTAGGTTTTTTATATGGAAACGGCCCTTGGTTTAGCGTGTGGGATGATTGTATAAGTATTTAAATCCACTAAAAAATAGTTTTTTTGATTGCGGCACCTAAGACCCCAAATTAATACAATAATGATTTGGATTGTGTGGTATGAAAAACAAGATTGCTAACTTTAGTTCACAGGAGTTTTTTTCATAAAAATGAGGCATCCCAGTATTCGAAATTATTAGGACTTTTTTTCTTGTCATTTACTCAAAAAAATATTTCAGAAGAGGTCTAAGTGGTTGTCACAGAGAAAGGCCCTGCGGACACAGCGGCAGGCACAGTGACCATGGGGTGCTTTCAACGTTGCTGAGGGCAGAACGGGGGGGCATGGTGCCCATCTTGTGGGAATAGGATCTTGTTTTTAAATGGAAAGATAGGGGGGGGAGCAAGGATGCCTTGGGTGTCCTGTGGTGGGCATCCTGCGGTGGGCAATCAGGCCGCATCACAAAACACTTCAGACCCGGCACCCCGCATACAGCGCAGACCTCTGAGTTTGCAGTGCATTCTTAAAACTTCCGGATCTCCCACGGCGGTGCCGAACTGCTCTAAAAGGGTATCCATGGAAGATACAAAAACGGTAGCATCCAGCCCTAAGCGTTTGAGAAGGGGAGGGGCCTTCCGGTAGATATTTCCCCGTTTTTTGCGCGTAAGCTGTCTTCCTGTCCAGTCCACAAGCTCTGCATATTCATGGAATCCGAAGGGAATGGCAAAGGCCATATCCGTCAGATCATCAAAGGGGGCAAGGGAAGCCCTCGGTTTTTCCTGCTGAGTATTCGGGGATGCATCCCGTGGTGTGACGGAACAGGCATCCGCATCCTTTGCCTTAAGGGCATCCAGCCTTTCCTTAATGGACGTAAAATCTGAAGTTTCAGGGGTTTCGGCCATACCCGCACGGACAGGGTTGAGATCCACATAGGCCATGGCTGCCAGAATGGCCTTTTCATCGAGAAGGGCCTGACTTTTGAAACGTCCCTCCCAGAACCTGCCGGAAATGCCTTCCTCCTGATTGGCTTTTCTTGCGATGGATTCATTGAGCATCCGCATGAACCACGAAACATCATACAGGCGGCTTCGGTAGAGGCCTGCCAGCTCATCAAGCCTGAGCTGATCCGATGCGCTCAGGTCTTCGGTTTCTGAAAGGTAACGTCTCACCACATCCGGTCCCTTGAAAAGCCGTTTCCAGCGGGTGAAGACTTCACGATCCGATAAGGCAAGGGCACGATCCTCATCCACACGCAGCACGATGTGGTAATGGTTGCTCATGACCGCATAGGCCGCCACATCAATGGAAAAGATGGCCGAAAGCTCCATGATGCGCTCCGCTATCCAGCCCCGGCGGTGGTCAAAGTCCATGCCGGACTGTTTGTCCTTGCCACAGAGAAAAGCCCTGCGGACACAGCGGCAGACGCAGTGATACCATGGGGTGCTTTCAAGACTGATGAGGGTGGATCGGGGGTAGGTCATGGGGGCACTCCTGTAAAGATAGAATTTTGTTTTTAAAGGGAAAGATAGGGGGTTTTGGAATGGGGGTCAAGGACAAAGTGGGTGTCCTGTGAGTTGCTGTTCTGTGTAATTGCTGTGTAGTTGGCCGCATAGGCAGCCACGTCGTTACCTTTCCCTTCCTTCACGAATAATATCAACGATTTCCTTCGTGGAAATTTTAGCTTTAATGGTTGGAATGTCCAAAGGGGAATCAGAAATATTTTCAGGAATTAAAGCAAATGTGCGACCATCTTTTCTCCGAATGAGGACTTTACCGGAAGTTTCAGCCTGATCGAGAACAATCGCAAGCTTTTGTCTTGCTTCTGAATATGTGTAAATTTGCATTTTATGCCTCCAGTGTTGAGATTTTTAGACTTTTGGCAACGGCACACAACTTTGAGTCCAATGTCAGTAAGGGTGCTTTCTGTCTTAAGGCACAATCCAGAAAATAGGCATCATAGGCATAGATATTGGTTTTTTGAGATATTGTTACGGCATTTGCAAAATCGGTTTCAATATACCGAATCGGAATTTTTTTAAAAATATCAAGCCCTTTTTCGGCCTCTGCAAGACTCACTCGCTTTTTTTTAAACATTGCCGAAAAGGCATTTCCAATTTCCCAAGGAATAGAACCTGGGCCAATGAGGGTATTTCCTCTTGTTAATTCAATAATTTTTTTTCGTTCAGGTTCATCTACTATGACTGCTATTATTGCTGAAGTATCGATTACGATCTCCATTATCAGCTCCAAAATATAAGATTTTTGACAATTGTACAATTCTGATATGAGTTGTCAAGTGCAGAAGTGGAAGGTTCAATGCATGGGATGACTTTTAAAGGTTAGGGTGGGAACAAAGACCAAGTGGGAAGACCAAGTGGGTGTCCTGTGGTTTGGTTGAGGCGCTTGTTATAGGCTAAATAGCAAATCACCATAACCTGACAAAATAGATCCAATACCAACAAATAGGAATGTAAGCACTACAGATATATTCACTAAAACTTTAAATTTTCTTTGCATGTATATTTCACAAGTGAGCTGTGCTGGATGTATAACACTTGCAAGTTTATTTATTTTTACAATAAAAAGTGCCTCCCCAAGTACAGCTAGGAATGGAATAATGGATCCAACGCGTTGGATTAATTTTCCAATAGGCTCGTTAATAAAGTCAAACGCTATGAAAAAGCCGATAGTAATTGACGAAAACAATATAAAAAAACACCAGAACCTGAAATAAATCAACACTTTATCGGTATTTTCATCGACCCACTTTTGAGTATCATGAGGTAGCTCCTTATAAATCTCTGTTAGTGGACGTTTATAGTCATCTTCTATAGTCGCCAATTACAAATTTCCTTAATCGTAAATGAAACCCTGATTAGCCCTATAACGGGGCGGGGGTATACGCCGCCCCGATGGCGCGAAGCGTCCGCGCCATCGCCGCGCTCTGCGGCAAATTTGTAGCGCAGCGGAAAATTTGTCCGACAGCAGCGCCTTGTTAGGGGATCTAAACACCATTTCTTGCTGACTTAATATCAAGGAGATTAATTTTATCAATCTTGCTCTTATGAATTACAATTGTTAGCTTCGCCGGGTACTTGAACCGCATTTCACTAATGCGGAATGTCCACAACATTATTTTTAAAAGATCTTCATCGCTTATAGTTTTATGCCCTTGAATTCGAGTAATCCCAGAACCAAAAATCGGCGTGGCTACGCTCTGCTGACCATATACATTGTTGACCTTGTCCCAAAAATTAATTAGGAATTCAAGGTACTCAGGCATAGTGAGCACCGCTTTATTGTTGTTATCGAACTTCGTAAAAGCAGCCAAAAGAAAATCTTTATATACGCAAATAGAGCCTATCTGATATCGCAACTTTTTACCCACGACTCGCCCGGCGTTGCAATCGAGCTTTTCACTTTCATCGAAGGGATAGTTATCAATATGGCTATCAAGTTCTGAAACTTGATCTCCAAAATATTTTTTTACAAAAATTCCGTTCAGCGAATTTTCAGAAATTATTTTGTTATCTACGATTGTGTCAAAGTACTCATTGAAAGAAATGGCCTTGAATCCGGATTCGGAAAAAATGTCGCCTACCTTTATCGTTACCTCGCTTCCTTCAATATTGATATCAATTTTATTGAGATTGTTAGACCAAATCCAAATTGCTAAATAAATTAGAACCAACAGCCCGACAAATATCCACCCATAGGTACTTTTGCAATTTGTTGGAATATCGACAAACAATACAAATAAAGAAAGTGTTGCGCTTATGGCAGAGGTGATCTTGAGAAAATTCTCAATCACCCTCCTGTCAATAAAACTAACCTTTGTCATACTTCGTACCAGTAGTAATCTGGACTCGTTTTGGTGGCAACCATAAAATCGCTATTATTCAGTGCAGCCTCAATGATGTCCTTCTTGTTGGGTATGTGAAGTGTCGGAACCTTACTCATTGAATCTCTAAAAATAGGCAAGTTACCCCATAGACTTTTCACAGACTGTTTCAGTGAACCATTAAGCAACAGGCTTTCCTTAGAGTCATATTCTGGATATACAACAATAACAGGCAGCCCTTGATTATTTATTCCGTAGTTAATTTCTTCTCGTAGAGCTCTTGAGCTTACTGTGTTTGAGCTAAGAAAAAGTACAATATTTTTGGAGTTCCTAAGGCGCTCTTGAAGTCTTGGCTTTAGTGTTTTTTCCCAATCACTGCCGTCACGGACGTTGTACGTCTTATCATGTGAATCATTAAAAGGAAATGATGCTTCTTTTCCTTTCCATGCCCGTAACATGTTGTAATAGCAGAAATCTTTTGTTGCATGTGCGCCGAGAGCGCTTGCATTGAAAGGTTCTGCAACGTAAAAGGCAGCGTAATTGCCGTTTCTATATGCCATTTTTTTCTCCAAAAGTTATATTTCCGGTAGCGAGGCTTGGCCCCTAACAGTGCAATAAGTGGAAATTTTCCATGTTATCCGTCCCTATATCCGGAAAGTTTTCCACTTATTCTGATATTAAAGGCTAAAACATGGAAATCCCTGCTTAGCCCTCGTCCGTTTATCAAAAAAAGCCTGATTTTCCATGTATCCTGCTATCAAACCCCAAAACATGGAAAAAAGGCTAAAATACCGTCCCCATCATCTTCAAACTGCAAGTTTCCACGGCCAGACTTTTTCTCCCCATCCCCACAGCCAAAACGATCTTTTCCCCATATCCTACCCCTCCACCCATGACAAGCTTTTATTTCTTATCCCCCCATCTTCTCCCATCAAAGACGCTCTCCCCCCATGCTTCCCCGTCATAAACCGCACTGGGGCCAGTCCGTGGATCTCCGGCTCCATGGGCTGAAAGCTCAAGGGATCGCGGAGCTGGCCGTGGCAGTGGATGCCGGATTCGTGGGTAAATACCCTATTACCCGTCACGGGCTTGTCCGGTGGGAGAGGGCAGCCCGTAAGCCCTGCCACATGGCGGGAGAGGGGCCGCAGAGCTTTCGTGTTCACGCCATGGGGGATTTTTTTGAGGGTCAGGGCCATGACCAGCTCCTCAAGCCTTGCATTTCCTGCCCGTTCGCCAAGGCCGTTCACCGTGAGAGACACGGCATTGGCTCCGCTTTCAAGGGCGGTGAGGGCATTGGCTGTGGCCATGCCCAGATCGTTGTGGCCGTGGAATTCCAGATCAAAGGGAGATTTTTTCTTTAAGCTTTCAACGAGCCGGGAAATTTCGAGGGGGCTTGCCACACCCACGGTGTCGGAAATGCGGATGCGGCGGATGGGAAAACCTTTCAACATTTCAAGAAGATCCAGCATGTCTTCCACGGGGGTGCGGGTGGCATCCTGAAAGCCAAGGCTCACTCCCTCAAAGCGGCTGAGGGCAAGGGGCAGAAGGGTTTCAAGGCGGGTTTCAAGGATGGCCTTATCCCAGCCCAGCACCCGGAGCTGACGGGTGGAGACGGGAAAGGCCATGTGAATTCGTTTCATGCCGCAGGCTTCGGCGGCTTCCAGATCCTTTTCATGGAGTCGGCACCAGCCAAAGATGCGCTCCTTTGAAAGATGTTTTGCGATGTGGCGGAGATACCGGGCTTCTTCGCCTCCCATGACGGGAATGCCCGCCTCGATCTCATCCACCCCCGCATCCAGCAGCATGGATGCAAGGCGGATTTTTTCCGCCATGGAAAAGGCCAGCCCCGGTGTCTGCTCGCCGTCCCGTAAGGTGGTGTCGATGATGAGGGGCCGGAAAAGGGCAGGGCGGTCTTGTTCCATGGGCTCATCCTTTCAAAAAGAACTCCCGTTTCAGGCCGTAAGGCAGTGCCTGTCGGGTCAGCTCTGCCTCATCGGAATGGGATGGCGCAGGGCCACAAGCTGGGTGGCCTGCCATCCCGTATGGTGATAAAAAACAAGGGCCTGGGTGTTGCTGCGATCGGCAAGGAGCTGGATGCGGGTCATGGCCTGATCCCGGCACCAGCGAACGGCCTCCTGAATCAGCGCCGTGCCGATGCCCCGGCCCCGAAGCCCCTCCTTTACCACCAGATCCTCCAGAAGCCCCACCTCTCCGCCTTCTGCGGTGGAGATGAGGCCTTGCACCGTCACCATGCCGATGACCCGGTTTTCCTGTCTGGCCGTGAGCACAAGGGCATTTTTTTCACGGATCAGGGTGGAAAGGCCTGCGGCCTGTTTGGCGGCATCGGGTGTAAAATCCGCTTCCAGGGTAAAGAGACCCGCCAGCAGCTCCACCATGGCGGGGATGTCCGCATCAAGGGCTTTTTCAATGCAGAAGGCGGGCCTTTTGGATGTCATGGGGCCTGCCCCAGCGCAAGTTCCTGACAGATGGCCCCTTCCTCCATGGCATCGAGAATGGCATCCACCGAAGATTCCGACTCCACGCCGCCGTACCAGATATTCTGTGGATAGACCACCAATACCGGACCTTTTTCGCATTGTTTGAGGCAGCCCGTGCTGACCACCTGGGCATCCAGCCCCCGGTCGAGGATTTCTTCTTCTATATAAGGTAAGAGGCTGGCAGCGCCTTTTTTGTGGCAGACCCCCTGGGGGTCGCCGGAAAAGCGGAAGCTGGCGCATACAAGGATGGTGTGCTGGGGAAGGGCCATGGGAGTTCTCCTTTGAAGTTTGTTTGAAAAAAGTGGATTTTTAGTAACTGTTACGCATGTTTGATTTCAAATCTTTATCGCGTAAATGCTTCTGCATTGAATCGTGGTCTGGGGTGATCCAGAGTCCTTTTGCCCTCAGCCCCTCGCTTCGAGAGCCTCAGCGACCGAGCAGAGAGAGGGGAGAAGAGCAGGCACAGGGGCCTGCCCCTACAAGACCATTCATGCCCCGCATCCCCCTGCGCCAGCGCCGGAACAGGCCTTGATGCTGCGGGTTTTGAGATGCATCAGAGATGCCCCGGAAAAGGCGGGGGTCAGGGCGGTCTCGATGAGTCCCTCCACTTCGGCCACATCCACGCCGGACTGGAGCAGCACGGTTTTTGGGCGCTCTCCAATGCCACTCACAAGGAGCATGCGGCAGTCGGACAGAAGGGCGGTCATCTCTTCCCACCGGGATTCGCCGCCGCCCTTGGGCGGTGTGACCCGGGTATCCACCAGTTCAAAGTCTCCGTCCTTTTCCCGGAAAATCAGAAGACTATCCGCCTCGCCGAGATGCTGATTCACGAGAATCCCTTCTCTGCTGGCCACGGCGATGAAGGGCCGTTTGGGGCTGAGGATGCGGCAGGAATCTTCATCTGCTGGAATGTGGCTGTCCGGCACTTTGGGCATGGCCTCGCAGGCTTTGAGTTTGGCCATGAGACTGGGACTTTCCTGTTCCCCAAGGCAGCCCACGGCATCGGCCCGGCAGCGGGTGCAGTGGGTCATCTGGGGCAGATGGATGGCCGATGCTGCCCGGACTCTTTGCACAAGATCCTTTCCCGGCTCTTCCATATGGCCAAAGGCCGAGCCGGGGTTGGGGTAGTAGGGAATGCAGTTGAAGATGTCTGCGCCAAGGGAAGCTGCGGTGCGGGCCACTTCAGGAATGTGGTCTTCGTTTATGCCGGGAATGAGGATGCTGTTTACCTTCACGCTTATGCCATGGGCTTTGAGTTGAATCAGGGCTTCGCTTTGTTTTTCAAGGAGAATCTCGGAGCCTTCCATGGCCTGACGCACCCGTTTACCATGGCGGACCCAGGCATAGATGCGGCTTGCGATCTCAGGATCCACGGCGTTCATGGTCAGGGTCACATGGCTGACCTTAAGATCCGCCAGCTCTTCGATGTAAGGCCCGACGCCAAGGCCGTTGGTGGCAAGGCAGAGCAGAATGTCCGGATACTGCTGGCGCACAAGGCGCAGGGTTTCCATGGTTTCATCGGCATTGGCAAAGGGATCGCCGGGGCCTGCGATGCCCACCACGGAGATGTTCTTTTTTTCCGCAAACACATGGTCGAGATAGACCAGCGCCTGATAGGGCGAAAGGATACCGCTGGCCACTCCGGGGCGGCTTTCGTTGACGCAGTCGAATTTGCGGTCGCAGAAACGGCACTGGATGTTGCAGCGTGGAGCTACGGGCAGATGCACCCGTCCATGGGTTTTTCGTGCGGCCTTGTTGAAGCAGGGATGCTTATCAAAGATGGATGACATGGGAGCCTCCTTGGTTTTTTAGATGATCTGCCTAGATGCCCGTTTTCTGTATCCGGGGCAGACCCTGTTTTGATCTTTTTGAGGGAGAGCAATTATTCAGCAAATTTCCCATCTCCCTCTGGTGTAGGGGCAGGCCCCTGTGCCTGCCCTGGTTTTGGGCAACCACGGGGGGGTGCCCCTGCATGAAAACCCATGGTTAATTCAGGTTTTGTCTTCATAGATAGGAAAACCCCACCCCCGTTGCCTCCTGTCGC
Proteins encoded in this window:
- a CDS encoding type II toxin-antitoxin system VapC family toxin, whose translation is MEIVIDTSAIIAVIVDEPERKKIIELTRGNTLIGPGSIPWEIGNAFSAMFKKKRVSLAEAEKGLDIFKKIPIRYIETDFANAVTISQKTNIYAYDAYFLDCALRQKAPLLTLDSKLCAVAKSLKISTLEA
- the nifB gene encoding nitrogenase cofactor biosynthesis protein NifB; this encodes MSSIFDKHPCFNKAARKTHGRVHLPVAPRCNIQCRFCDRKFDCVNESRPGVASGILSPYQALVYLDHVFAEKKNISVVGIAGPGDPFANADETMETLRLVRQQYPDILLCLATNGLGVGPYIEELADLKVSHVTLTMNAVDPEIASRIYAWVRHGKRVRQAMEGSEILLEKQSEALIQLKAHGISVKVNSILIPGINEDHIPEVARTAASLGADIFNCIPYYPNPGSAFGHMEEPGKDLVQRVRAASAIHLPQMTHCTRCRADAVGCLGEQESPSLMAKLKACEAMPKVPDSHIPADEDSCRILSPKRPFIAVASREGILVNQHLGEADSLLIFREKDGDFELVDTRVTPPKGGGESRWEEMTALLSDCRMLLVSGIGERPKTVLLQSGVDVAEVEGLIETALTPAFSGASLMHLKTRSIKACSGAGAGGCGA
- a CDS encoding type II toxin-antitoxin system Phd/YefM family antitoxin encodes the protein MQIYTYSEARQKLAIVLDQAETSGKVLIRRKDGRTFALIPENISDSPLDIPTIKAKISTKEIVDIIREGRER
- a CDS encoding (2Fe-2S) ferredoxin domain-containing protein is translated as MALPQHTILVCASFRFSGDPQGVCHKKGAASLLPYIEEEILDRGLDAQVVSTGCLKQCEKGPVLVVYPQNIWYGGVESESSVDAILDAMEEGAICQELALGQAP
- a CDS encoding InlB B-repeat-containing protein, which encodes MKIVKNCISMVIILCLLAIFLNRKAEAFDGTGENPVTMGEKLIKAHDALLGRVTETFYRNDKYVFDNQGKFHVDCSYWVGKILERLDTSTPDPERPSPYFNDFPKSSRTGAPVRPRAKDYYDRIIAIRDGAESRYWSSVGHIRDALPGDLIAYKDTDGDVTGNTGHVMIIYSTPRRISDDSYEVYIADATSSPHGSDTRNREGDYAAIFNYRALPNSKGRPSGVGIGKMVFSTPVGGVHTYRWRGNTPGSSPTKAGRDGILAIGRPIETFTVSTVSGFTDAIRPASSPVIQGNTTSFTLFPPSGYIIDQVRGCNGVLLGTTYTTGPVRADCTVEAAFRPQVHTVDARSGAGGKIQPDTRSVEHGQTASFAVSANSGYAIESVGGCNGSLSGNTYATGPISQDCTVVAVFKALPVQTYTLRYQAGANGTIFGPDMQTVREGGQGNFVTALADSGYIFVGWSDGSKENPRRDLNVKASISVSASFALSSFSIMDKDGNPAQTIRADLGDRVAFSISGGVAPEILQIRLNGSVLSQDGIFRQTSIGRYELDILKTGLYRIEVQDLSRKDMLDIFVYPRVGFVSKAQTAGAGGAVSVRIFMDGRAPSYPVRVPFETEGAAWILPENLRKGEIVFDEPQQEQDATQIAALVFEAPGEVSSVLDVDFVLGDPVHAQKSISLRHALTFTPNPQPPLIRLSLLQPDVSMPVTALVQGQGPGKISSHVVRNGLSDEFIYEWTFLGADGRLFHDSGDGSEWILDPTVFPPGLYDVSLRVSNASLGIASHAGIRFRILDVCPDPGAPGDGCGLLDFSENRIPDYLDPEHAYPHRVRLAADANLHAETVPGLRIRPGAVASAAGKQGIQIAMEDIVLYGGPSGSPALYPEDRGMQHHGPVFDFEITDFSSAGQSAFMIIPLSRDNRIQKGSILRIYDVQNGWQTFVEDSRNRIRSAPVTAAGLCPAPAADLYSDGLVEGNSCLFLEIEDGGPNDADRSMNGAVGFSWGLAVALSPSPLPSDNTGKTPSPVTEKGGSGGCMVGVLLSVSH
- a CDS encoding TIR domain-containing protein, with translation MAYRNGNYAAFYVAEPFNASALGAHATKDFCYYNMLRAWKGKEASFPFNDSHDKTYNVRDGSDWEKTLKPRLQERLRNSKNIVLFLSSNTVSSRALREEINYGINNQGLPVIVVYPEYDSKESLLLNGSLKQSVKSLWGNLPIFRDSMSKVPTLHIPNKKDIIEAALNNSDFMVATKTSPDYYWYEV
- a CDS encoding homocitrate synthase/isopropylmalate synthase family protein; this translates as MEQDRPALFRPLIIDTTLRDGEQTPGLAFSMAEKIRLASMLLDAGVDEIEAGIPVMGGEEARYLRHIAKHLSKERIFGWCRLHEKDLEAAEACGMKRIHMAFPVSTRQLRVLGWDKAILETRLETLLPLALSRFEGVSLGFQDATRTPVEDMLDLLEMLKGFPIRRIRISDTVGVASPLEISRLVESLKKKSPFDLEFHGHNDLGMATANALTALESGANAVSLTVNGLGERAGNARLEELVMALTLKKIPHGVNTKALRPLSRHVAGLTGCPLPPDKPVTGNRVFTHESGIHCHGQLRDPLSFQPMEPEIHGLAPVRFMTGKHGGRASLMGEDGGIRNKSLSWVEG
- a CDS encoding transposase gives rise to the protein MTYPRSTLISLESTPWYHCVCRCVRRAFLCGKDKQSGMDFDHRRGWIAERIMELSAIFSIDVAAYAVMSNHYHIVLRVDEDRALALSDREVFTRWKRLFKGPDVVRRYLSETEDLSASDQLRLDELAGLYRSRLYDVSWFMRMLNESIARKANQEEGISGRFWEGRFKSQALLDEKAILAAMAYVDLNPVRAGMAETPETSDFTSIKERLDALKAKDADACSVTPRDASPNTQQEKPRASLAPFDDLTDMAFAIPFGFHEYAELVDWTGRQLTRKKRGNIYRKAPPLLKRLGLDATVFVSSMDTLLEQFGTAVGDPEVLRMHCKLRGLRCMRGAGSEVFCDAA
- a CDS encoding macro domain-containing protein, with product MTKVSFIDRRVIENFLKITSAISATLSLFVLFVDIPTNCKSTYGWIFVGLLVLIYLAIWIWSNNLNKIDINIEGSEVTIKVGDIFSESGFKAISFNEYFDTIVDNKIISENSLNGIFVKKYFGDQVSELDSHIDNYPFDESEKLDCNAGRVVGKKLRYQIGSICVYKDFLLAAFTKFDNNNKAVLTMPEYLEFLINFWDKVNNVYGQQSVATPIFGSGITRIQGHKTISDEDLLKIMLWTFRISEMRFKYPAKLTIVIHKSKIDKINLLDIKSARNGV
- a CDS encoding GNAT family N-acetyltransferase produces the protein MTSKRPAFCIEKALDADIPAMVELLAGLFTLEADFTPDAAKQAAGLSTLIREKNALVLTARQENRVIGMVTVQGLISTAEGGEVGLLEDLVVKEGLRGRGIGTALIQEAVRWCRDQAMTRIQLLADRSNTQALVFYHHTGWQATQLVALRHPIPMRQS